The following proteins are encoded in a genomic region of Bradyrhizobium sp. SK17:
- the leuC gene encoding 3-isopropylmalate dehydratase large subunit, which produces MSKPTTLYDKIWNDHLVHEAEDGTCLLYIDRHLVHEVTSPQAFEGLRAAGRKVHAPEKTLAVVDHNIPTTDRSKPNPDPESIEQMRVMAENAKEFGIEYYNEFDKRQGIVHVIGPEQGFTLPGTTIVCGDSHTSTHGAFGALAHGIGTSEVEHVLATQTLIQKKAKNMRAIVDGKLPDGVTGKDIILAIIGEIGTAGGTGYVLEYAGEAIRALSMEGRMTVCNMSIEGGARAGLVAPDQKAFDFLRDRPKSPKGAAWDAAMRYWETLRSDEGAHFDHELRLDAAKLPPIVTWGTSPEDVISITGVVPDPDKIADEAKRLSKHRALKYMGLAAGTKITDIKLDRVFIGSCTNGRIEDLRAAAKIAEGKTVNAHVNAMIVPGSGIVKEQAEAEGLDKIFIAAGFDWREPGCSMCLAMNPDKLKPEERCASTSNRNFEGRQGFKGRTHLVSPAMAAAAAIAGHFVDVRDWR; this is translated from the coding sequence ATGTCCAAACCGACCACGCTGTACGACAAGATCTGGAACGACCATCTGGTCCACGAAGCCGAGGACGGCACCTGCCTGCTCTATATCGACCGCCATCTGGTGCACGAGGTGACCTCGCCGCAGGCGTTCGAAGGCCTGCGCGCCGCCGGGCGCAAGGTGCACGCGCCGGAGAAGACGCTCGCCGTCGTCGACCACAACATCCCGACCACCGATCGCTCGAAGCCTAATCCGGACCCCGAGAGCATCGAGCAGATGCGGGTGATGGCTGAGAACGCCAAGGAATTCGGCATCGAATATTACAACGAGTTCGACAAGCGCCAGGGCATCGTCCACGTCATCGGCCCGGAGCAGGGCTTCACGCTGCCCGGCACCACCATCGTTTGCGGTGACAGCCACACCTCGACGCATGGCGCGTTCGGCGCGCTAGCGCACGGCATCGGCACGTCAGAGGTCGAGCACGTGCTGGCGACGCAGACGCTGATCCAGAAGAAGGCCAAGAACATGCGCGCGATCGTCGACGGCAAGTTGCCGGACGGCGTGACCGGCAAGGACATCATCCTGGCGATCATCGGCGAGATCGGCACCGCCGGCGGCACCGGCTATGTGCTGGAATATGCCGGCGAGGCGATCCGCGCGCTGTCGATGGAAGGCCGCATGACGGTCTGCAACATGTCGATCGAAGGCGGCGCGCGCGCCGGCCTGGTGGCACCGGATCAGAAGGCGTTCGACTTCCTGCGCGATCGTCCGAAGTCGCCGAAGGGCGCCGCCTGGGATGCCGCGATGCGCTATTGGGAGACGCTGCGCTCCGACGAAGGCGCGCATTTCGACCACGAGCTGCGGCTCGACGCCGCCAAGCTGCCGCCGATCGTCACCTGGGGCACGAGCCCTGAGGACGTCATCTCGATCACCGGCGTGGTGCCCGATCCGGACAAGATCGCGGACGAGGCCAAGCGCCTCTCCAAGCACCGTGCGCTGAAATATATGGGCCTGGCTGCCGGCACCAAGATCACCGACATCAAGCTCGACCGCGTCTTCATCGGCTCCTGCACCAACGGCCGCATCGAGGATCTGCGTGCTGCCGCCAAGATCGCCGAGGGCAAGACCGTCAACGCCCATGTCAACGCGATGATCGTGCCGGGCTCGGGCATCGTGAAAGAGCAGGCGGAAGCCGAAGGCCTCGACAAGATCTTCATTGCGGCCGGCTTCGACTGGCGCGAGCCGGGCTGCTCGATGTGCCTGGCGATGAACCCGGACAAGCTGAAACCGGAAGAGCGCTGCGCCTCGACCTCGAACCGCAACTTCGAGGGCCGCCAGGGCTTCAAGGGCCGCACCCATCTGGTGTCGCCCGCGATGGCCGCGGCCGCCGCGATCGCCGGTCACTTCGTCGACGTCCGCGACTGGCGCTAG
- the rplS gene encoding 50S ribosomal protein L19, with the protein MNLIQQLEKEQFDKLAATKTIPEFGPGDTVIVNVKVVEGDRTRVQAYEGVCIGRSGHGLNESFTVRKISYGEGVERVFPVMSPMIDSIKVVRRGKVRRAKLYYLRNLRGKSARIVEKQDRQTAVGE; encoded by the coding sequence ATGAACCTCATTCAGCAGCTCGAAAAAGAGCAGTTCGACAAGCTCGCCGCCACCAAGACCATTCCGGAATTCGGCCCCGGCGACACCGTGATCGTCAACGTGAAGGTGGTCGAAGGCGACCGCACCCGCGTGCAGGCCTATGAAGGCGTTTGCATCGGCCGCTCCGGCCACGGCCTCAACGAGAGCTTCACCGTGCGCAAGATCTCCTATGGCGAAGGCGTCGAGCGCGTCTTCCCGGTGATGTCGCCGATGATCGACTCGATCAAGGTGGTGCGTCGCGGCAAGGTGCGTCGCGCCAAGCTGTATTACCTGCGCAACCTGCGCGGCAAGTCGGCCCGCATCGTCGAGAAGCAGGACCGCCAGACCGCCGTCGGCGAGTAA
- the trmD gene encoding tRNA (guanosine(37)-N1)-methyltransferase TrmD — MTSQQPIWRATVLTLFPDMFPGPLGVSLAGRALASGLWALEARDIRASATDKHRSVDDTPAGGGPGMVLRADVLAAAIDAAEAAADRPRLLMSPRGRPLTQGQVIELAAGPGPLIVCGRFEGIDQRVIEARGLEEVSIGDYVLSGGEIAAMALIDACVRLLPGVMGKLASGTEESFSEGLLEYPQYTRPQEFEGRQIPEILISGDHAKVAAWRLAQSEALTAARRPDLWARRAGQKAAPRRTKNTTDG; from the coding sequence ATGACATCGCAACAGCCCATCTGGCGCGCCACCGTGCTGACCCTGTTCCCGGATATGTTTCCGGGACCGCTCGGCGTCAGCCTCGCCGGCAGGGCGCTGGCGTCGGGCCTTTGGGCGCTGGAGGCCCGCGACATCAGGGCATCGGCGACCGACAAGCACCGCAGCGTCGACGACACCCCGGCTGGCGGCGGCCCGGGCATGGTGCTGCGGGCCGACGTGCTGGCGGCGGCGATCGATGCCGCTGAGGCCGCGGCTGACCGCCCGCGCCTGCTGATGAGCCCGCGGGGCCGGCCATTGACCCAGGGCCAGGTCATAGAGCTGGCCGCCGGGCCCGGCCCGCTGATCGTCTGCGGACGTTTCGAGGGCATCGACCAGCGGGTGATCGAGGCGCGGGGGCTGGAGGAGGTCTCGATCGGCGATTACGTGCTGTCGGGCGGCGAGATCGCTGCGATGGCGCTGATCGACGCCTGCGTCCGCCTGTTGCCGGGGGTGATGGGCAAGCTGGCCTCGGGAACCGAGGAAAGCTTCTCCGAAGGACTACTGGAATACCCCCAATACACCCGGCCGCAGGAGTTTGAGGGCCGCCAGATCCCGGAAATCCTGATTTCCGGCGACCATGCCAAGGTCGCGGCCTGGCGGCTGGCCCAATCCGAGGCCCTGACGGCGGCCCGGCGGCCGGATCTCTGGGCTAGGCGTGCCGGCCAAAAAGCCGCGCCGCGACGGACAAAAAACACGACAGACGGGTGA
- a CDS encoding MFS transporter: MSVSAETGISRPADRRATRTLTVTGLNHALHDGYTDLIYVLLPVWQAEFALSYGLLALLRGLYAGAMAGLQIPVGRIAERIDGKIILIAGTALSALGYVLAGFSGGVIGLGLALALSGAGSSTQHPIASAAVSRAYGAAARGPLGIYNFTGDLGKAAIPALTSILLVIMTWRHTLLVLALAGALVAACIALWMPPVGKGAEHKKAAASRRERAGRGFHWLLAIGILDTAVRMGFLTFLPFLLRDKGASLPTNGLALALVFIGGAAGKFTCGWLGARVGTLRTVLITEGGTATLIVAVLLLPLAPAIVLLPLLGVMLNGTSSVLYGTVPELTPPHQTERAFALFYTGTIGSGAIAPVIYGLLGDALGPTLATTATALTALAICPLAMALARHLGDDPKAA; encoded by the coding sequence ATGAGCGTGTCAGCGGAAACCGGCATCTCGCGCCCCGCCGACCGACGGGCCACCCGCACGCTGACGGTGACCGGGCTCAACCACGCCCTCCACGACGGCTACACCGACCTGATCTACGTGCTGCTGCCGGTCTGGCAGGCCGAATTCGCCCTGAGCTATGGGCTGCTGGCGCTGCTGCGCGGCCTCTATGCCGGCGCCATGGCCGGTTTGCAGATTCCGGTCGGGCGCATCGCCGAGCGGATCGATGGCAAGATCATCCTGATCGCAGGCACCGCGCTGTCGGCGCTCGGCTACGTGCTTGCCGGATTTTCCGGCGGCGTGATCGGCCTTGGCCTGGCGCTGGCGCTCTCCGGCGCGGGCTCGAGCACGCAGCATCCGATCGCCTCCGCTGCGGTGTCGCGTGCGTATGGCGCGGCGGCGCGCGGCCCGCTCGGCATCTACAATTTCACCGGCGATCTCGGCAAGGCGGCGATCCCGGCCCTGACCTCGATCCTGCTCGTGATCATGACGTGGCGGCACACGCTGCTGGTGCTGGCGCTGGCGGGCGCGCTGGTCGCAGCCTGCATCGCGCTCTGGATGCCGCCGGTCGGCAAGGGCGCCGAACACAAGAAAGCCGCCGCATCGCGCCGCGAGCGCGCGGGCCGCGGCTTTCACTGGCTGCTCGCGATCGGCATCCTCGACACCGCGGTGCGGATGGGCTTCCTCACCTTCCTGCCGTTCCTGTTGCGCGACAAAGGCGCCTCGCTGCCGACCAACGGCCTTGCGCTGGCGCTGGTCTTCATCGGCGGCGCCGCGGGAAAATTCACCTGCGGCTGGCTCGGTGCGCGCGTCGGCACCCTGCGCACCGTGCTGATCACCGAAGGCGGCACGGCGACGCTGATCGTCGCGGTGTTGCTACTGCCACTGGCGCCGGCGATCGTGCTGCTGCCGTTGCTCGGCGTGATGCTCAACGGCACCTCCTCGGTGCTCTATGGCACGGTGCCCGAGCTCACGCCGCCGCACCAGACCGAACGCGCCTTCGCGCTGTTCTATACGGGCACCATCGGATCAGGCGCGATCGCGCCTGTTATCTACGGCCTGCTCGGCGACGCGCTCGGTCCGACGCTCGCCACGACGGCGACCGCGCTGACGGCGCTCGCGATCTGTCCGCTTGCGATGGCCCTCGCCCGGCATCTGGGCGACGATCCAAAGGCGGCGTGA
- the gcvA gene encoding transcriptional regulator GcvA gives MFVPRRSLPPLNAVRAFEAAARLGSFKEAAAELSVTHGAVSQQIRLLEEWLGAPALFRRSVRRVVLTPAGAALLAEFAPALDRISAAVQQHRERRGDAAVAVLRVNALATFSLRWLLPRMSRFRAEHPDIEVRLSTSNDPVDALPESFDVVIRGGPDSFHGFSSRFLVSERRLPVCSPSLLAQLPLHEIADLSRHTLLHVTSMPRLWRDWLTEAGQSALEPAASLTFDHFYLTIQAALDGLGVAMGPTALIADDLVAGRLVTPFPDVSLPARSYFAYFPAGRSNDPHSAVFCDWLEQQGRS, from the coding sequence ATGTTCGTCCCACGCCGCAGCCTGCCGCCGCTCAATGCGGTTCGCGCCTTCGAGGCCGCCGCGCGGCTCGGCAGCTTCAAGGAAGCGGCCGCCGAGCTCAGCGTGACCCATGGCGCCGTCAGTCAGCAGATCCGCCTGCTCGAGGAATGGCTCGGTGCGCCGGCGCTGTTCCGGCGGTCGGTGCGGCGCGTGGTGCTGACGCCGGCGGGCGCCGCGCTGCTGGCCGAATTCGCACCCGCGCTCGACCGGATTTCCGCCGCCGTGCAGCAGCATCGCGAGCGGCGCGGCGATGCGGCGGTCGCGGTGTTGCGCGTCAATGCGCTCGCGACCTTCAGCCTGCGCTGGCTGCTGCCACGGATGAGCCGGTTTCGTGCCGAGCATCCCGACATCGAGGTGCGCTTGAGCACGTCGAACGATCCGGTCGATGCATTGCCAGAGTCATTCGACGTCGTGATCCGCGGCGGTCCGGACAGCTTTCACGGCTTCTCGTCGCGCTTCCTGGTGTCGGAGCGGCGGTTGCCGGTGTGCAGTCCGTCGTTGCTGGCGCAATTGCCGCTGCATGAGATCGCGGACCTCTCGCGGCACACGCTGCTGCATGTCACGTCGATGCCGCGGTTGTGGCGCGACTGGCTCACCGAGGCCGGGCAATCCGCGCTGGAGCCGGCGGCCTCGCTGACCTTCGATCATTTCTATCTGACGATCCAGGCTGCGCTCGATGGTCTCGGCGTCGCGATGGGGCCGACCGCGTTGATCGCGGACGATCTCGTGGCCGGGCGTCTGGTGACGCCGTTTCCGGACGTCAGCCTGCCGGCGCGGAGTTACTTCGCTTATTTTCCCGCGGGGCGCAGCAACGATCCGCACAGCGCAGTGTTCTGCGACTGGCTCGAGCAGCAGGGCCGAAGCTAA
- the rimM gene encoding ribosome maturation factor RimM (Essential for efficient processing of 16S rRNA) has protein sequence MAASVCVARIGAAHGVRGAVRLWTFTEDPLAVKDYGPLMTKDGARQFEVTHLREAKDHLVVTLKGVASRDDAERLNGLELYVPRERLPDTDDGEYYHTDLIGLAAVTSDDRPLGKVIAIHNFGAGDIIEIAPPQGATMLLPFTNAVVPTVDLDGGRVVIDLPQEIDGDDPSAA, from the coding sequence GTGGCCGCATCGGTCTGTGTCGCCCGGATCGGCGCTGCGCATGGTGTGCGCGGCGCCGTCAGGCTATGGACCTTCACCGAAGACCCGCTGGCCGTGAAGGATTACGGCCCGCTAATGACCAAGGACGGCGCGCGCCAGTTCGAGGTCACGCATCTCCGTGAGGCCAAGGACCATCTGGTGGTGACGCTGAAGGGCGTCGCCAGCCGCGATGATGCCGAACGGCTCAACGGCCTCGAGCTCTACGTCCCGCGCGAGCGGCTGCCGGACACCGACGATGGCGAATACTACCATACCGACCTGATCGGGCTCGCCGCGGTGACATCAGACGACCGGCCGCTCGGCAAGGTGATCGCGATCCATAATTTCGGCGCCGGCGACATCATCGAGATCGCTCCGCCGCAGGGCGCGACGATGCTGCTGCCCTTCACCAACGCCGTGGTGCCGACCGTCGATCTCGACGGCGGCCGCGTCGTGATCGACCTGCCGCAGGAAATCGACGGCGACGATCCGTCGGCGGCCTGA
- the rpsP gene encoding 30S ribosomal protein S16, whose product MSVVIRLARAGTKKRPVYHVVVADSRFPRDGRFIERLGHFNPLLPKDSEARLKLDMDKVKAWLAKGAQPSDRVTRFLDAAGVKKRAPRNNPEKAVPRKERKAQAEAAAKA is encoded by the coding sequence ATGTCCGTTGTTATCCGCCTCGCTCGCGCAGGCACCAAGAAGCGTCCGGTCTATCACGTCGTCGTCGCCGACTCGCGCTTCCCGCGCGATGGCCGTTTCATCGAGCGTCTCGGCCACTTCAACCCGCTGCTGCCCAAGGACAGCGAAGCGCGTCTGAAGCTCGACATGGACAAGGTGAAGGCCTGGCTCGCCAAGGGCGCGCAGCCGTCGGACCGCGTGACCCGCTTCCTCGACGCCGCCGGCGTCAAGAAGCGCGCGCCGCGCAACAACCCGGAAAAGGCCGTGCCGCGCAAGGAGCGCAAGGCGCAGGCCGAAGCCGCCGCCAAGGCGTAA